A region of Lycium barbarum isolate Lr01 chromosome 1, ASM1917538v2, whole genome shotgun sequence DNA encodes the following proteins:
- the LOC132633972 gene encoding zinc finger A20 and AN1 domain-containing stress-associated protein 8-like, with protein sequence MESPKETGCQAREGPILCVNNCGFFGSAATMNMCSKCHKDMILKQEQAKLAATSIENIVNGSSSNNDKEPAVAATIDVQTGSAELKVVSIETSADLASGQSSEMKPKEGPSRCNTCRKRVGLTGFNCKCGYLFCAVHRYSEKHDCPFDYKNAGRDAIAKANPVVMAEKLNKI encoded by the coding sequence ATGGAGTCTCCAAAAGAGACAGGTTGCCAGGCCAGAGAAGGCCCCATCCTTTGCGTCAACAACTGTGGGTTTTTTGGTAGTGCAGCCACGATGAATATGTGTTCGAAGTGCCACAAAGACATGATACTGAAGCAGGAACAAGCTAAACTTGCAGCTACATCCATCGAAAACATTGTAAATGGAAGCTCAAGCAATAATGATAAAGAGCCTGCTGTTGCTGCTACAATTGATGTGCAAACCGGCTCGGCTGAATTAAAGGTTGTCTCAATAGAAACTTCTGCAGACTTAGCCTCAGGGCAGAGCTCAGAGATGAAGCCAAAAGAGGGCCCAAGTCGGTGCAATACTTGCCGCAAGCGTGTGGGTTTAACAGGTTTCAACTGCAAGTGTGGATATCTTTTCTGTGCAGTTCATCGTTATTCGGAGAAACATGACTGCCCCTTTGATTATAAGAATGCTGGTCGAGATGCTATAGCTAAAGCAAATCCTGTGGTCATGGCAGAAAAGCTTAATAAGATCTAG